The window GGCCGAGATAGATGTCGCCGACCGAGCCCGACCGCCGCGCGCGCTCGAGGAAGAGCTCCACCGGCTTGCCGTTTTCCGTCAGCGCGACCCGCGTCTGGGCCGGGCTGCAGTCGATCAGGATTTCCTTGACGGCGTCGCTCATTCGGTCTCAGGCATTCGCGATGTCCTCGAGTCAGGCATTCGCGAATCTCCTCGCTTCGACCGACAGGATCAGGCCGATCGAGGCGAGCGTCGTCGCGACCGACGACCCGCCGTACGAGAGGAGCGGCAGCGGAATCCCCGTCGTCGGGAAGAGGCCGATCATCATCCCGGTGTTCAACATGACCGAGAAGAAGAGGCAGGCGGTGAGCCCCAGCACGAGGAAGGCTCCGCCGCGGTCGCGCGCGTGCGTCGCGAGGCGCAGCCCGCGCAGGACGACGGTCGCGTAGAGCGAGAGGACGACGAGCACGCCGAGGAACCCGAATTCCTCGGCGAGCACCGCGAAGATGAAATCCGTGTGCCGGACCGGCAGGAACCGGAGCTGGCTCTGCGTCCCGCGGCGGTAGCCCTTGCCCACCAGGCCGCCGGAGCCGACCGCGATCTTCGACTGGCGGACCTGGTAGCCGGCCCCGGAGACGTCGACGTCGGGGTGAACGAAGGTCGTGATCCTCTGCTTCTGATAATCCTTGAGGAACAGCCACCCGACGGCGCAGCAGACGACGAGCGCGGCGGCGAGGAGCGCCCAGT of the Thermoanaerobaculia bacterium genome contains:
- the rodA gene encoding rod shape-determining protein RodA; translation: MRGLFQRRRVDTTLLLAVLALLGIGLLLVASSTLGGRNAELTGRQAMWMGVGIALMLGMLAVDYRVLLKFSFPIYAASLAPLVYLLALGHRIAHVRSWVRFGGYQFQPAEVAKVATALLLAYLFENEQDRRLRPAALGKLFAMVLVPCLLVFLQPDLGLALTFVPLLLVGMYFGRMRRRYWALLAAALVVCCAVGWLFLKDYQKQRITTFVHPDVDVSGAGYQVRQSKIAVGSGGLVGKGYRRGTQSQLRFLPVRHTDFIFAVLAEEFGFLGVLVVLSLYATVVLRGLRLATHARDRGGAFLVLGLTACLFFSVMLNTGMMIGLFPTTGIPLPLLSYGGSSVATTLASIGLILSVEARRFANA